TAGTATTGACGATATGAATGATAAAATCGAGTTCGATTTAAGTATTGAATTCGATAAGAATTACCAAGTTATAGCCAACGGAAAATTAATAAATAGGGAACTAAACGATTCAACTAACACATGGTATTACGACATGCAAAAACCCATGAGTAGCTATTTAGTGGCTTTAGCGATTGGCAACTATGATAAAAAAACTGAAATATCCAAAAGTGGTATTCCTTTAGAAATGTATTATTATCCAGAGGATTCTTTGAAATTTGAACCCACGTATCGTTACACAAAACGTATGTTCGATTTTTTAGAAGAAGAAATAGGTGTGCCGTATCCGTGGCAAAATTACAAACAAGTGCCAGTAAAAGATTTCCTGTATGCAGGGATGGAAAACACAAGCACCACCATTTTCGCTGATAGTTTTGTTCTTGATTCTATAGCTTTTGTAGATAAAAACTATGTGAATGTGAATGCGCACGAATTAGCACATCAATGGTTTGGCGATTTGGTTACGGAAACATCTGGTACGCACCATTGGCTTCAAGAAGGTTTTGCTACGTATTATGCCTTATTAGCTGAAAAAGAAGTTTTTGGAGAAGATTATTACTACTGGCAATTATATGAATATGCCCAAGAATTGCTAGAACAAGATAAGACAGGACAAAGCACTTCGCTTTTAAATCCAGAATCGAGTAGTACCACGTTTTATAAAAAAGGTACTTGGGTTTTGCATATGTTGCGAGAGCAAGTGGGAGATAAGGCTTTTAAAATGGCTGTTAAGAACTATTTATTAAAGTATCAATTTAAAAATGTAGAGACCGATGATTTTATAAACGAAGTGGAGAAGGTAAGTGGACAGGATTTGAATGGGTTTGTTAAAAATTATTTGGTAGATATAGAATTTTTTAAGGATAGATTAGTGGAATTGTCAACTAAAATGTATGAGAACCAAAGAAATAAAAATGATATATTATCCTGTAAGAGTCATTTGGTTTCTACTGAAGTTTATAGTGAATGGGATTTGATTTTTGGGTCAATGAATGATTTTTATAGAGTTGATTTTTTTGAAAGATCTTTAGCGGATTCATCAATAAATAGGAATGATTTAATAAAAGGTGTTTTGAATTCAAGAGATTTTAAAGTCCGTCAAGCCATTGCTATAAATCTAACCGAAATACCTTTAGAATTAAGGGAAGATTATGAAACCCTATTAAACGACAAATCATATAACACCATTGAAAAAGCATTATTCAATTTATGGTTAAATTTTCCGCAAGAGCGAAATAAATACTTGAGTAAAACAAAGGGAATTCAAGGTTTTAATGATAAAAACCTGCGCATTCTTTGGTTAACATTGGCTTTAATTACTGAGGATTTTGAACCCCATAACAAAAGAATGTATTTTAAAGAGTTAACGGATTATACAAGCCCAATGTATGGTTTTGAAATTCGTCAGAATGCTTTTCTATATTTACAACAAATAAAAGCGTGTCATGCGGCTTGTGTTGAAAATTTAAAGCAAGCCACTAATCATCATAGTTGGCAGTTTTCAAAGTTTGCTAAAGAGCTTCTTAAAGTTCTATAAATTTA
The genomic region above belongs to Mariniflexile litorale and contains:
- a CDS encoding M1 family metallopeptidase → MNRFLFCLWFFTALFVQGQQTDYVDFKKIKAHIVFDDLKQKKLFGTASVEFDILKSTDSIYLDARNFEKVRCILNGKEISTMYDEQYIIIKHPFQMNTQHEMNMTWEVRPQKAMYFIDWEYEEGNKQIWTQGQGKYTSNWLPSIDDMNDKIEFDLSIEFDKNYQVIANGKLINRELNDSTNTWYYDMQKPMSSYLVALAIGNYDKKTEISKSGIPLEMYYYPEDSLKFEPTYRYTKRMFDFLEEEIGVPYPWQNYKQVPVKDFLYAGMENTSTTIFADSFVLDSIAFVDKNYVNVNAHELAHQWFGDLVTETSGTHHWLQEGFATYYALLAEKEVFGEDYYYWQLYEYAQELLEQDKTGQSTSLLNPESSSTTFYKKGTWVLHMLREQVGDKAFKMAVKNYLLKYQFKNVETDDFINEVEKVSGQDLNGFVKNYLVDIEFFKDRLVELSTKMYENQRNKNDILSCKSHLVSTEVYSEWDLIFGSMNDFYRVDFFERSLADSSINRNDLIKGVLNSRDFKVRQAIAINLTEIPLELREDYETLLNDKSYNTIEKALFNLWLNFPQERNKYLSKTKGIQGFNDKNLRILWLTLALITEDFEPHNKRMYFKELTDYTSPMYGFEIRQNAFLYLQQIKACHAACVENLKQATNHHSWQFSKFAKELLKVL